Proteins from a genomic interval of Chanos chanos chromosome 3, fChaCha1.1, whole genome shotgun sequence:
- the LOC115807385 gene encoding ATP synthase subunit C lysine N-methyltransferase-like: MEDSIEIILQDRSSKFFHRVQDKRAFTWVTGAVFCGFYGLWAMFCMPGFFKVPFRLKVPFLPSPKEQVSNVMNLLEGRKGLLADLGSGDGRLVFAASLAGFKCTGFEINSMLLAYSRGRAWWRGIPHADVRFVNQDFWKTDLSRYRNVTVFLAPAVMEVLEEKLQKELPEDARVVVCRFPFPRWPPTSTRGAGLEQVWAYDMRTVRESTSTSRIGTCHMSKLA, from the exons ATGGAAGACTCCATTGAGATAATCCTTCAGGACCGTAGCTCTAAGTTTTTCCATCGTGTCCAAGACAAGAGGGCCTTTACCTGGGTGACAGGAGCTGTCTTCTGTGGTTTCTATGGACTCTGGGCCATGTTCTGTATGCCTGGCTTTTTCAAGGTCCCCTTCAGGCTAAAG GTGCCGTTCTTGCCTTCGCCAAAGGAACAAGTCTCAAATGTCATGAACCTCCTCGAGGGACGTAAAGGCCTTCtggctgatctgggatcaggcGATGGGAGACTG GTGTTTGCAGCTTCCTTGGCAGGATTCAAGTGTACTGGATTTGAGATAAACTCAATGCTATTGGCTTACTCACGCGGCAGAGCCTGGTGGAGGGGAATACCACACGCTGATGTCAGATTTGTCAACCAGGATTTCTGGAAG ACGGATTTGTCGAGATACAgaaatgtgactgtgtttttggccCCTGCTGTG ATGGAGGTGCTGGAGGAGAAACTCCAGAAGGAGCTTCCTGAGGATGCCAGAGTGGTTGTGTGCCGTTTCCCTTTCCCCCGCTGGCCTCCCACCAGCACGAGGGGCGCGGGTTTGGAGCAAGTCTGGGCCTATGACATGCGCACTGTCCGTGAGTCAACCAGCACTTCACGAATCGGCACATGCCACATGTCTAAACTAGCCTGA